Genomic DNA from Caloenas nicobarica isolate bCalNic1 chromosome 3, bCalNic1.hap1, whole genome shotgun sequence:
CCGCATGGTTCCTATGGTGAAGGGACCAgtatgatttcttttaaaagtccTGTGGCTGAAGTCCTGCTCTTTCCTCACCATGAAAGACCTGGGAGCTCTTTTTCCAGAAGTGTGAGCTTTAACACCCAAGTCGCAGTGAGGTGCTCTTCTCTTCCAGCCTCGGCACCTTTTAGGACATTATTCcatatttgctttctcttccaCCAGAGGTGGCTGTGTTTCAGTTATGGAAAAGTACTTTCCTATTTGTGCGGTTTGTAAAGCACTTGAGAAGTACTTCAGAGCCCCTTGGGCTGCCAAGTGTTGTGGGAATCGCCGTTACGAAACAGAGgcctttccagctgcagaaggtCTGTTTCTCTGCCTCACAGGCACCCCAGGCTACTTGTGCTGCCCTGGTAGGAGAAATCTGAACATTGCTGTCAGTCGTTTctgggaaagagggagagacTCATGTGTGAGCGGTGAGAGGCGCAGTGGGATGAGCTGTGGTGAGGTGTTCGGGTGGGACGACCCATCAGTTAGAGCTGCCTGTGCCAAGTTATGTGGGGGAGGTTCCCCAGCCTCCATCTTGCTGTGCTTCAATACCCCTCCCCGGGACATGGCAGTGGTGGGGGTCACTCCCCATTGAAGAAGGGGGATGCAGAGTTgccctctgctgctctcctcagCATCCAGTTGGGCTCTGGCTGTCTTCCAAGGAGAGGCAGAGTGCTGAGAAGGGAAGCGGGGGTGACAGCTGCCCACACTGCGGGACCGTCATCCTGGGAGAGATCCCAGCCTCTGTCCTGCCCGAGGTCGGGACCCCTGTGTCATCTGCCGTTTTGTCCCTGTTCACAGAGCTGCAGGTGCCGCTGGGTcaccctgctgcctgctccccttccccctgCCACCGCAGCCTACTGACTccgctcttgttttctctccccttctcccgGTCCCCCGGAGCAGCAGCGGCCGGTGAAGCAGTCTCTCAGCAAGTCCCTGTGCCGAGAGTCCCACTGGAAatgcctgctgctgtccctcctcATGTACGGCTGCATGGGAGCCATGACCTGGTGCCATGTCACCAAGGTGACCCGGCTGACCTTTGACAGCGCTTACAAGGGCAAGTCCATGATGTACCACGACAGCCCCTGTTCCAACGGCTACGTCTACATCCCCTTGGCCTTCCTGGTGATGCTCTACGTGGTGTACCTGGTGGAGTGCTGGCATTGCTACACCCGCAATGAGCTGCAGTACAAAGTGGACGTGGAGAGCGTGCACGAGCGCGTGCAGCGGATGCAGCAGGCCACCCCCTGCATCTGGTGGAAGGCCATCAGCTACCACTACGTCCGCAGGACCCGGCAGGTTACCCGCTACCGTAATGGGGATGCCTACACCACCACCCAAGTGTATCATGAGCGGGTCAACACCCATGTGGCAGAGGCTGAGTTTGATTATTCCAATTGTGGAGTTAAGGACATCTCCAAGGACCTCATTGACTTGGAGAGCTACCCAGCCACGCGGCTCCGCTTCACCAAGTGTTTCAGCTTTGCCAACGTGGAGTCAGAGAACTCCTACCTGACCCAGCGGGCCCGCTTCTTCACAGAGAATGAGGGCCTAGATGACTACATGGAGGCTAGGGAGGGGATGCACCTCAAAAATGTGGACTTCAAGGAATACATGGTGGCCTTTTCTGACCCAGACAACCTGCCTTGGTATGTATCCCACTATGTCTTCTGGGTGGCGGCTCTGCTGACCCTATCCTGGCCCCTGCGGGTGCTAAATGAGTACCGCACCTCCTATGTCCATTACCACGTGGAGAAACTCTTTGGGTTCGACTACGTGGCGGTGACACCGGCCGAGGAGCGCTCCTTCTGCCGGAGGATGCCCCGCGTCAACACGGTGGACAGCACCGAGCTGGAGTGGCACATCCGATCCAACCAGCAGCTGGTGCCCAGCTACTCAGAAGCAGTCCTGATGGACTTGGTGGGGCTCTCTGGCTGCACCAACTACTCAGCTTGCCGGTACGGGGGCTACCGGCAGAACTGCGAGCGGTGCCACAGGACTATAAGCAGCTCCTCCATCTTCTCCCGCAGTGCCCTGAGCATCTGCAATGGCAGCCCCAGGATCCCCTTCAGCAGCAGCCGCTTCTCCCTGGGCCGCCTGTACGGCTCGCGACGCAGCTGCCTCTGGCAGAGCCGCAGCGGGAGCCTGAACGAGCAGAGCTGTCCCACCGAGCAGACCCGCCTCTCCAGCCAGGTGACTGTGGAGGAGGAAGATCCTCCTCCTTACCAGGATGCCCTCTACTTCCCCATCCTCATCGTGCACCGAAACGAAGGCTGCCTGAACCATGACCACCGTCACCTCCACCGCAACGGGTCCTGCGTGGAGACCTCACTGTGAAAGCAGAGGGCGGTGAGACCTCGTTGTCCATTGCCTGGCTTGAGCCAGCGCAGGATTTGGGGAGAGGAGTGCAGGGGAGGGAGATGGCCAGGAGGACATCAGAATGGAGTAGACATGGCATCTTTCTCTGGCAGCCAGCAAAAGCTCCCCCCGCTGTGGCTCTGACCTCCCAGAGGGGTGAGTGCTGATGCTCCCCCTGACACGGCACAGAACTCTAGACCGACCaccacatgcaaaaaaaaaaaaaaaaccaacaaacccaaacccaaccaaaacaaccccaaaaccatAATTCATGGCATCAAGATCCAAAGGGGGAATAAAAAGACAGGCTTGATGGAGGGAGGTGGGTGCTTTGGCTCCCAGCCCTCACTCCAGGCTGGCTTGTGCTCCAAGGAATCAGCAGCCACCAGAAAGCGCCCTGTTGCACCTCTGCCCATCCTGCTGCCCGTGCTGGAGTGAGACCCTTTGCAAGGTGGAGGGGAACAGGCCCCTTAGGAGCAGCGTGTAACTGCCTGTGCCTAAAGGTCTGGGCCATCCAGGCATGTGGAGCTGAGCAGCAGGTTAGagcaaaagctgaaaaccaCGAATCcagctctttcccttccccccaACCATCCCCCACCgtccccacttttttttttttagaccaCGCTTCGACTGTtactctcttctccctgctggGAATGTCACCACCTGCAGAGGGTCCCAGGCTCGGCTCCTTAGGAAGCCTCGGCACGCCAGCTCTGAGAGTCATCATCCCCTCGGTAAAGGGCTTTTGGTTTGGGATtacagcaggcaggcagcaccgGGAAGGGATGAATGTGCAAACCCAGATGGAGCGGAGATCTGTGACGCTACTGATACACTTGCTGGAGGAGGGCTcggctggaaagagaaaatgggAGGCCCCCGGTGAGCTGGTGAAGGGGGAGAGAATGGCA
This window encodes:
- the TMEM151B gene encoding transmembrane protein 151B, whose translation is MSPPASAAAASEGGSSTPVPPEEEVEGAREEQRPVKQSLSKSLCRESHWKCLLLSLLMYGCMGAMTWCHVTKVTRLTFDSAYKGKSMMYHDSPCSNGYVYIPLAFLVMLYVVYLVECWHCYTRNELQYKVDVESVHERVQRMQQATPCIWWKAISYHYVRRTRQVTRYRNGDAYTTTQVYHERVNTHVAEAEFDYSNCGVKDISKDLIDLESYPATRLRFTKCFSFANVESENSYLTQRARFFTENEGLDDYMEAREGMHLKNVDFKEYMVAFSDPDNLPWYVSHYVFWVAALLTLSWPLRVLNEYRTSYVHYHVEKLFGFDYVAVTPAEERSFCRRMPRVNTVDSTELEWHIRSNQQLVPSYSEAVLMDLVGLSGCTNYSACRYGGYRQNCERCHRTISSSSIFSRSALSICNGSPRIPFSSSRFSLGRLYGSRRSCLWQSRSGSLNEQSCPTEQTRLSSQVTVEEEDPPPYQDALYFPILIVHRNEGCLNHDHRHLHRNGSCVETSL